A region from the Canis lupus dingo isolate Sandy chromosome X, ASM325472v2, whole genome shotgun sequence genome encodes:
- the CLDN2 gene encoding claudin-2 has translation MASLGLQLVGYILGLLGLLGTLVAMLLPSWRTSSYVGTSIVTAVGFSKGLWMECATHSTGITQCDIYSTLLGLPADIQAAQAMMVTSSAISSLACIVSVVGMRCTVFCQDSRAKDRLAVVGGVFFIIGGLLGFIPVAWNLHGILRDFYSPLVPDSMKFEIGEALYLGIISSLFSLVAGIILCFSCPLQGNRSDYYDSYQAQPLATRGSPRPGQPPKAKSEFNSYSLTGYV, from the coding sequence ATGGCCTCTCTCGGCCTCCAACTTGTAGGCTACATCCTAGGCCTCCTGGGGCTGTTGGGCACCCTGGTGGCCATGCTGCTTCCCAGCTGGCGAACAAGCTCCTACGTTGGTACCAGCATCGTGACGGCGGTCGGCTTCTCCAAGGGCCTCTGGATGGAGTGCGCCACACACAGCACAGGCATAACCCAGTGTGACATCTACAGCACCCTCCTAGGCCTGCCTGCTGAcatccaggctgcccaggccATGATGGTGACATCCAGTGCGATCTCTTCGTTGGCCTGCATTGTCTCTGTGGTGGGCATGAGATGCACTGTCTTCTGCCAGGActcccgagccaaagacagactggCGGTGGTGGGTGGAGTCTTCTTCATCATTGGAGGCCTCCTGGGCTTCATCCCCGTTGCCTGGAACCTTCACGGGATCCTGCGGGACTTCTACTCCCCGCTGGTACCCGATAGCATGAAGTTCGAGATCGGAGAAGCTCTCTACCTGGGCATTATTTCCTCCTTGTTCTCCCTGGTAGCTGGCATCATCCTCTGCTTTTCCTGCCCACTCCAGGGAAATCGCTCCGACTACTATGACTCCTACCAGGCCCAGCCCCTTGCAACTAGAGGCTCTCCAAGGCCGGGTCAACCGCCCAAAGCCAAGAGCGAGTTTAACTCCTACAGCCTGACAGGGTATGTGTGA